A region of Mycosarcoma maydis chromosome 15, whole genome shotgun sequence DNA encodes the following proteins:
- a CDS encoding uncharacterized protein (related to Glucose oxidase) — protein MRSLPLSTATLALTLLAASTAISTSIPFGSPPIDYQLLKRSVTTNAATLSGATYDYIIVGGGLAGLVVANRLSANPNISVAVIEAGASGYADNAKFTVPAANLYDSSVGTQYDWQWSTTPQAGLAGRSAAWPRGKVLGGSSAINGLYYVRHSSIEQNVWADLIDDTQDWTWDKMLDAMKKSEKFTPPNSATTSRFSVPVDASSHGTDGPLHVSYPQTTYAQVGAFLQSTNNVGIAQSTNPDAGESWGAFLATSNINPTNSTRSFSRTAYLDPVTYRANLDVLTGHLVTKVTFNSTTDARGAVASGVEFSAASGATPQPVYARKEVILCGGAVNDPQILQLSGIGDASLLSSLGITQVVDLPGVGYHLQDHLSTGVVFNPSSSATMPPTSVTGNRATDSYVNSAIAYVSGSTIFGQQEWSSMVEQMRTDRDGAVSAYDAPAAVRAGYNATYTAQVERLFPSSIGPIELLFALSFGGVQVQAALQHPLSRGSIRISSTNPFTPPTIDPGYLSNAVDMTILREGFKLARRVGSTPPLSTFTSSEAAPGSGVASDAQWETWIRNTVGTEFHPSSTCSMLPREYGGVVDKSLKVYGTQNVRVIDASVPPISFSAHLMSITYGLAEMGSEMILHDYASAMTPTPVSNTSTSSAGASTRASAAGAPTSASNPATSSASLTCTIPLLALLSPLLILASTLL, from the coding sequence atGAGGTCATTACCCCTTTCCACAGCCACGCTAGCGCTCACGCTTCTAGCAGccagcaccgccatctcgaccaGCATCCCGTTTGGCTCACCTCCTATTGACTACCAACTCTTGAAACGTTCCGtcaccaccaacgccgCCACGCTCTCTGGTGCCACGTACGACTACATTATCGTCGGCGGAGGTCTCGCCGGCCTTGTCGTCGCGAATCGCCTCTCTGCCAACCCCAACATCTCGGTCGCCGTCATCGAAGCCGGCGCTTCCGGGTATGCTGATAACGCCAAATTCACCGTCCCCGCTGCCAACCTGTACGACTCGTCCGTAGGCACCCAGTACGACTGGCAGTGGTCCACTACGCCCCAGGCGGGCCTCGCCGGGAGAAGCGCCGCTTGGCCTCGTGGCAAGGTGCTCGGTGGGAGCTCGGCGATCAACGGCCTGTATTACGTGCGACACAGTTCGATCGAGCAGAATGTCTGGGCGGATCTGATCGACGACACGCAGGACTGGACGTGGGACAAGATGCTAGATGCCAtgaagaagagcgagaagTTTACGCCACCCAACTCGGCCACCACGTCGAGGTTCAGCGTACCGGTGGATGCGAGCTCGCATGGAACCGACGGTCCGTTGCACGTCAGCTATCCGCAAACCACGTATGCTCAGGTGGGCGCATTTCTGCAGTCCACCAACAACGTCGGCATTGCGCAATCCACCAATCCCGACGCCGGCGAGAGTTGGGGTGCGTTTCTGGCCACCAGCAACATCAATCCCACCAACTCGACGCGCAGTTTCTCCAGGACCGCCTACCTGGATCCCGTCACGTACCGAGCCAACCTCGACGTTCTGACCGGCCACCTTGTCACTAAAGTCACGTTCAACTCGACCACCGATGCGCGCGGCGCCGTCGCTTCCGGTGTAGAGTTCAGTGCTGCAAGCGGCGCTACGCCGCAGCCGGTGTATGCGAGAAAGGAGGTGATCCTCTGCGGTGGTGCGGTCAACGATCCCCAAATCCTTCAGCTCAGCGGTATCGGCGACGCGTCGCTGCTAAGCAGCTTGGGCATCACTCAGGTCGTGGATCTGCCCGGTGTAGGCTACCATTTGCAAGACCATCTGAGCACTGGTGTGGTCTTCAAcccgtcgagctcggcgaccATGCCCCCGACGTCGGTGACAGGCAATCGCGCCACGGATTCGTACGTCAACAGCGCGATCGCCTACGTCTCGGGCTCGACCATCTTTGGCCAACAGGAGTGGAGCTCGATGGTCGAGCAGATGCGTACCGATCGCGATGGCGCCGTGTCGGCGTACGATGCACCGGCGGCGGTGCGCGCCGGATACAATGCGACCTACACGGCACAGGTGGAGCGCCTGTTCCCGTCGTCGATCGGgccgatcgagctgctgttTGCGCTCTCGTTCGGCGGCGTCCAGGTCCAGGCGGCGCTGCAACATCCGTTGTCGAGGGGAAGCATTCGcatcagctcgacgaaTCCGTTTACTCCCCCGACAATCGACCCGGGCTATCTCTCTAATGCGGTCGACATGACGATCCTGCGCGAGGGATTCAAACTCGCCCGTCGCGTCGGATCCACACCACCGCTCTCCACGTTTACGTCGTCCGAAGCAGCACCTGGATCGGGCGTCGCTTCCGACGCACAGTGGGAGACATGGATCCGCAATACTGTGGGGACCGAATTCCACCCTTCGTCTACGTGCTCGATGCTCCCGCGAGAATACGGTGGCGTCGTCGATAAATCCCTCAAGGTGTACGGCACACAGAACGTGCGTGTGATCGACGCCAGTGTGCCACCAATCAGCTTCAGCGCTCATCTGATGAGCATCACCTACGGCCTCGCCGAGATGGGCAGCGAGATGATCCTGCACGACTATGCGAGCGCCATGACGCCGACACCGGTGTCCAATACGAGTACATCGAGCGCGGGTGCAAGCACGCGTGCaagcgctgctggtgcaCCCACCTCTGCCTCGAACCCGGccacctcgagcgcctcgtTGACATGCACCATCCCGCTCTTGGCGCTCCTCTCTCCGTTGCTCATCCTTGCTTCCACATTGCTCTAA
- a CDS encoding uncharacterized protein (related to BCH1 - Protein involved in transport at the trans-Golgi) has translation MGDTFLSQPEFFEVELGESLLSRTETLASFRELGPPDLVHVIKFTGTSARSRDIGSYHYVSGVDASSSAALAAYINSLTYELDQNPGFFSSKAAYKLKSGAYCCFNAFSRVDVRVEVRIPGSVDAYVVDLRGERHETTPEIWQEVYLSALLRSILYADDANYRLAGYRKLDPISSPDAEHRFLQAAENLFFKGWQLGSDPEVQVATVVSNHLTAGILKYFGEASRYEQAVNLFEKLWAREPEVAALVAQSYIGMNEEIKAVQVMHSAIRETPQSYALLHAQVDFLRSKGKYEWALKVAKQAVNCAPSEFVTWAKLTECYIDLEQWESALYTLNSCPMFTYNERDLHRMPTPARSHLPIKTFIAESGLVDEESARDNEADVALLRLPAPALRGTFAKAYALLGRLVNSIGWDELLRYRSNVFVMEEEYRAQKAAATQAEQAEEDASIRGVAPSDSPAIASSTPPQASNAAAGTEGVETEANDSSEQSDDEQDSSEIRPSNQALTSQLGIQSTANASSQSIPMIKISTESDHEREKQELEDYMKTMNVSASDQPDDEDASAHASIQVEPPPLEKPAQASAGHERSESTSTAVAATMAGDLSAALHANANANGKAGPIVNGEHDASIAMAEARQKEKNTGFSFRDKRLCERWLDNLFMVLYEDLRVYTIWRAEIAHFRSQNLAYRKTGTEWEILGELALRLLHKEEARDAFQRCVDVKFSAKAYLRLLEIYTEARDVQRSLWTAIRLTAYHHRWYMEGSFPGAVATSLFKLIKTEGLAKVSYTLVSMSPPPAILRLMQNYFAYATAFKVPGYDF, from the coding sequence ATGGGTGACACTTTCCTGTCTCAGCCCGAGTTCTTCGAGGTGGAGCTTGGAGAGTCGCTTCTGTCGAGAACAGAGACGCTCGCTTCATTTCGAGAGCTAGGACCACCCGATCTGGTCCACGTTATCAAATTTACAGGCACAAGCGCCCGATCGCGCGACATTGGCTCGTATCACTATGTGTCTGGTGTCGATGCGTCCTCATCGGCGGCTCTGGCTGCCTACATCAACAGCCTCACGTATGAGCTAGACCAGAATCCAGGCTTTTTCTCGAGCAAAGCCGCGTacaagctcaagagcgGTGCATACTGTTGCTTCAACGCGTTTTCGCGTGTTGACGTGCGCGTGGAGGTGCGCATTCCAGGAAGCGTCGATGCGTacgtcgtcgatctgcgcgGAGAGCGACACGAAACCACGCCCGAAATCTGGCAAGAGGTCTACTTGTCCGCCCTCCTCCGCTCGATCCTTTATGCGGATGATGCCAATTACCGTCTGGCTGGCTatcgcaagctcgacccCATCTCGAGTCCCGATGCCGAGCATCGCTTCttgcaagcagcagaaaACCTTTTCTTCAAGGGTTGGCAACTAGGCTCTGATCCGGAAGTGCAGGTTGCTACCGTGGTTTCAAATCATCTCACTGCTGGTATCCTCAAGTATTTCGGCGAAGCGTCTAGGTACGAACAGGCGGTCAACCTCTTTGAAAAGCTCTGGGCGAGAGAACCAGAAGTCGCAGCGCTCGTCGCACAATCGTACATCGGTATGAACGAAGAAATCAAGGCGGTCCAAGTCATGCACAGCGCCATCAGGGAGACGCCACAGTCGTATGCGTTGCTGCACGCCCAAGTCGACTTTTTGCGTTCCAAGGGCAAATACGAGTGGGCGCTCAAAGTGGCTAAGCAAGCGGTCAACTGCGCACCATCGGAATTTGTGACGTGGGCCAAGTTGACGGAATGCTACATTGATTTGGAGCAGTGGGAGTCGGCGTTGTACACGCTCAATTCGTGCCCCATGTTTACCTACAACGAACGCGATCTGCACCGAATGCCTACGCCAGCACGAAGCCACTTGCCCATCAAGACGTTTATCGCTGAGAGCGGCTTGGTGGATGAAGAGAGTGCGCGCGACAACGAGGCGGATGTGGCGTTGCTGCGTCTGCCTGCGCCGGCGCTGCGCGGAACTTTTGCCAAAGCGTATGCACTGCTGGGACGTCTTGTCAACTCGATCGGTTGGGACGAGCTGTTGCGGTACCGTTCCAACGTGTTTGTCATGGAGGAAGAGTACCGTGCGCAGAAGGCGGCTGCGACACAggcagagcaagcagagGAAGACGCTTCGATCCGTGGGGTTGCGCCTAGCGATTCGCCTGCGATTGCGTCTTCGACTCCACCGCAAGCGTccaacgctgcagctggcaCCGAGGGAGTTGAGACCGAGGCAAACGACTCGTCAGAGCAGAGCGACGATGAACAGGACAGCAGCGAGATTCGACCATCGAACCAGGCGCTAACGTCGCAGCTGGGCATCCAGTCGACGGCCAACGCTTCATCGCAATCGATTCCGATGATCAAGATCTCGACGGAATCCGACCACGAACGCGAAAAGCAAGAACTGGAAGACTACATGAAGACGATGAACGTATCCGCGTCGGATCAGccagacgacgaggatgctTCGGCGCATGCTTCGATCCAGGTGGAGCCACCGCCGCTGGAGAAGCCGGCGCAAGCGTCAGCGGGACACGAGCGAAGCGAGTCGACATCCACGGCTGTGGCTGCGACTATGGCGGGCGATCTGTCGGCAGCTTTgcacgccaacgccaacgccaacggCAAAGCGGGACCGATTGTGAACGGCGAACACGATGCATCGATCGCCATGGCGGAAGCGCGGCAAAAGGAGAAGAACACGGGCTTTTCGTTCCGGGACAAACGACTTTGCGAACGGTGGTTGGACAACCTGTTCATGGTTCTGTACGAAGATCTGCGCGTCTACACAATCTGGCGAGCCGAGATCGCACATTTCCGGAGTCAAAACTTGGCGTACCGTAAGACGGGCACGGAATGGGAGAtcctcggcgagctcgcGTTACGGCTGTTGCACAAAGAGGAAGCGCGCGATGCATTCCAACGATGCGTCGACGTCAAGTTTAGCGCCAAAGCGTATCTGCGGCTGTTGGAGATCTACACGGAAGCGAGGGACGTTCAGCGCAGCCTGTGGACCGCGATTCGGTTGACCGCGTACCACCACCGGTGGTACATGGAGGGCAGTTTCCCTGGCGCTGTGGCGACGAGCCTGTTCAAGTTGATCAAGACCGAGGGCTTGGCCAAAGTGAGCTACACGTTGGTATCCATGAGTCCGCCGCCGGCGATATTAAGGTTGATGCAGAACTACTTTGCTTATGCTACGGCGTTCAAGGTGCCCGGGTACGATTTCTAG
- a CDS encoding mitochondrial 37S ribosomal protein uS12m (related to 30S ribosomal protein S12) yields MSWSIVSSVLRNAVAGPSRLASGTLSRQSGSQRTFSSSSIWSVTLQQNLRGARKPHRPAVNKVPALESKPFVKGVCSKIFTTKPKKPNSAIRKVARVKLSNGRSVAAYIPGEGHNLQEHSVVLVRGGRVQDCPGIRYHLVRGAQDLAGVAGRHTSRSKYGAKKPKATP; encoded by the coding sequence ATGTCTTGGAGCATTGTCTCATCGGTTTTGCGCAACGCCGTAGCGGGGCCATCTCGGCTTGCTTCTGGCACTCTCTCGCGCCAGTCTGGTTCACAACGCACgttttcgtcgtcgtcaatATGGAGCGTCACTCTGCAACAGAATCTGCGAGGAGCACGAAAACCGCACCGTCCTGCTGTGAACAAGGTGCCCGCTCTGGAGTCCAAACCATTCGTCAAGGGAGTTTGCAGCAAGATCTTTACCACCAAGCCCAAGAAGCCCAACTCGGCGATTCGAAAAGTGGCGCGTGTCAAGCTGTCCAACGGCCGTTCTGTCGCAGCGTACATTCCGGGTGAAGGCCACAATCTGCAGGAACACTCGGTAGTACTCGTCAGAGGCGGCAGAGTACAGGACTGTCCAGGTATCAGATATCACTTGGTCAGAGGTGCTCAGGACTTGGCCGGTGTCGCAGGAAGACACACTTCAAGGTCAAAGTACGGCGCAAAGAAGCCCAAGGCCACTCCTTGA
- a CDS encoding uncharacterized protein (related to ARG82 - dual-specificity inositol polyphosphate kinase required for regulation of phosphate- and nitrogen-responsive genes): MGDTNSTLKQPELVPLSNQVAGHPDGVQSLEGGRLVVKACLPRELEFYAKVKQAAAGLAGLESRQVELLGRLLKAMPECHGSWQEYTGSQTAASPSKDESARIVMENLTYGYEKPNVCDIKLGTQLWDEEASEEKRQRMEKAAASTTSGSHGIRLTGWQVYDSETNTYRSVPKTFGKTIHAEHLALGMRMLLACPEQGDAEEAEALLEGTSISEGTSRHRLASLPEGLVVRLLRDHLINDLEELYAIFAEVEVRMRGASLLSVYEGDPARLDATLSRDGSHGQGRPQVRLIDFGHATIVPGQGPDQGILLGLSTVLELARKTLEKLESKSMQE, translated from the exons ATGGGAGATACAAATTCGACTCTTAAGCAGCCCGAGCTGGTCCCGCTCAGTAATCAGGTGGCGGGTCATCCGGATGGTGTTCAGAGCTTGGAGGGCGGGCGTCTGGTTGTCAAAGCTTGCCTGCCacgcgagctcgagttcTACGCAAAAGTgaagcaagcagctgcagggctggctggcttggAGAGTCGCCAGGTCGAACTGCTTGGGAGACTGCTCAAGGCAATGCCAGAATGCCATGGAAGCTGGCAGGAGTATACGGGAAGTCAAACGGCAGCGTCACCGTCAAAGGACGAATCAGCTCGTATTGTGATGGAGAATCTCACATACGGCTACGAAAAGCCCAATGTATGTGATATCAAGCTGGGGACTCAGCTTTGGGACGAAGAGGCAAGCGAAGAGAAACGACAAAGGATGGAAAAGGCAGCTGCTAGCACTACGAGTGGCTCGCACGGCATTCGACTGACGGGATGGCAG GTATACGATTCCGAGACGAACACCTATCGCAGCGTACCAAAGACGTTTGGAAAGACGATCCATGCTGAACATCTAGCTCTGGGGATGCGAATGCTTCTGGCATGCCCCGAACAGGGAGAtgctgaagaagccgaagcATTGCTAGAGGGTACGAGCATATCTGAGGGTAcatctcgtcatcgtcttgccaGCTTACCAGAAGGGCTGGTCGtgaggctgctgcgggATCACCTGATCAACGACCTCGAGGAACTGTACGCTATTTTCGCAGAGGTCGAAGTGCGAATGCGAGGCGCATCGTTGCTGAGCGTTTACGAGggcgatccagctcgattAGATGCCACGCTGAGCCGTGATGGCTCACATGGACAGGGCAGACCTCAGGTGCgcttgatcgactttggccACGCGACGATTGTGCCTGGCCAAGGGCCGGATCAAGGTATTTTGCTTGGGCTGAGCACAGTGCTTGAATTGGCAAGAAAGACACTCGAGAAGCTAGAGAGCAAGTCGATGCAAGAGTAG